A genomic region of Gammaproteobacteria bacterium contains the following coding sequences:
- a CDS encoding Gx transporter family protein, whose translation MQESGHQPERFTARDRVIAGYAAIAIAVHVLEAGIPSPLPGVKPGLANIIVLLALLRHGISVGIQVSLLRVLVGSLVIGTFMTPTFMLSLAGALASLAVLVAGVQVPRRLLGPIGLAVLAALAHMTAQFLLAWSVFIPHTALLNLLPLLLLAALLSGLATGILAAKLLDRMERIAPTGAGGHAG comes from the coding sequence ATGCAGGAATCCGGCCACCAGCCCGAACGATTCACGGCCCGCGACCGGGTCATTGCCGGCTATGCCGCCATTGCCATCGCCGTGCATGTACTGGAGGCCGGCATTCCCTCGCCCCTGCCCGGGGTCAAGCCGGGACTGGCGAACATCATCGTGCTGCTGGCACTGCTGCGGCATGGCATCTCGGTCGGCATCCAGGTCTCGCTGCTGCGGGTCCTGGTCGGAAGTCTCGTGATCGGCACATTCATGACACCAACGTTCATGTTGAGCCTGGCCGGAGCACTGGCGAGTCTCGCGGTACTGGTCGCCGGCGTGCAGGTTCCGCGGCGCCTGCTGGGGCCCATCGGCCTCGCCGTGCTGGCTGCCCTGGCGCACATGACAGCCCAGTTCCTGTTGGCATGGAGCGTGTTCATTCCCCATACCGCACTGTTGAACCTGTTGCCACTGTTGTTGCTGGCAGCACTGCTGAGTGGCCTGGCAACCGGTATACTGGCGGCGAAATTGCTGGATCGCATGGAACGGATCGCGCCGACCGGCGCTGGAGGACACGCGGGTTGA
- a CDS encoding NusG domain II-containing protein — MWRPGDVLVVLAGAGLVLGLAVGIYSNDRIDSVHIVSHSHGPLDLPAWQETRLDIEGPLGTTSIEVDGGRARIVSSPCRQKLCIKRGWLTSAGATVACLPNRVSVSLQGADADIDALAF; from the coding sequence ATGTGGCGGCCCGGCGACGTGCTGGTCGTGCTCGCCGGTGCCGGGCTGGTGCTGGGCCTTGCCGTCGGCATTTACAGTAACGACCGGATCGACTCGGTCCATATCGTCAGCCACAGCCATGGTCCGCTCGACCTTCCTGCCTGGCAGGAAACCCGGCTCGATATCGAGGGACCACTCGGTACGACAAGCATCGAGGTCGACGGCGGCCGAGCGCGAATCGTCTCCTCGCCCTGCCGCCAGAAGCTCTGCATCAAGCGGGGCTGGCTGACCAGCGCCGGCGCTACCGTCGCCTGCCTGCCCAACCGGGTCAGCGTTTCGCTGCAAGGCGCAGACGCCGACATCGATGCTCTCGCGTTCTGA
- a CDS encoding response regulator has translation MALVLIVDDSPTEVHVLKTHLEKNGFETVIAEDGETGLKVAKEAKPDLIVMDVVMPGMSGFQTTRQLAKDAETQNIPVVIVTTKDQETDKVWGMRQGAYDYLVKPVTEKQLVDKVNEALASKG, from the coding sequence ATGGCCCTTGTACTCATCGTTGATGATTCACCTACCGAAGTCCACGTGCTGAAAACGCACCTGGAGAAGAACGGTTTCGAGACGGTCATCGCAGAGGATGGCGAGACTGGTTTGAAGGTGGCGAAGGAAGCCAAGCCGGACCTGATCGTGATGGATGTCGTCATGCCCGGCATGAGCGGCTTCCAGACGACCCGTCAGCTGGCAAAGGATGCCGAGACACAGAACATCCCGGTTGTCATTGTCACGACCAAGGATCAGGAAACCGACAAGGTCTGGGGTATGCGCCAGGGTGCATACGACTACCTGGTCAAGCCGGTGACCGAGAAGCAGCTGGTCGACAAGGTCAACGAGGCACTGGCCTCGAAGGGCTGA
- a CDS encoding response regulator: MVGSEAQESGLDGLKVLVIDDSKTIRRTAETLLKKEGCEVVTAVDGFEALAMIADHRPDIIFVDIMMPRLDGYQTCALIKHNAMFKSTPVIMLSSKDGLFDRARGRIVGSEQYLTKPFTKDELLGAIQNHVKKSA; encoded by the coding sequence CTGGTGGGGAGCGAAGCGCAAGAATCCGGACTGGATGGTCTGAAAGTGCTCGTCATTGACGACTCCAAGACCATTCGGCGTACTGCCGAAACACTGCTCAAGAAGGAAGGCTGTGAAGTCGTGACCGCCGTCGATGGATTCGAGGCGCTGGCGATGATCGCCGACCACCGGCCGGACATCATTTTCGTGGACATCATGATGCCGCGACTTGATGGCTACCAGACGTGCGCATTGATCAAGCATAACGCCATGTTCAAGTCGACGCCGGTAATCATGTTGTCTTCCAAGGATGGACTGTTCGACCGTGCGCGCGGGCGCATTGTCGGATCCGAGCAGTACCTGACCAAGCCGTTCACCAAGGACGAGCTGCTTGGAGCGATTCAGAATCATGTCAAGAAGTCGGCGTGA
- a CDS encoding methyl-accepting chemotaxis protein, with protein sequence MSTTQARSRTFGVILTVITVLGVGGAFFVYFNIALNSNAEDRFMQMLSEVGSVSQNIPGSAEAALQGDRDAFQTLQTSRESFERNIRQMVEGEGAWGGATGELKDEVQILATIWSGQVRDAASVVLAAKDSANVANDNLNQVNNDMPELLAQLDGILNTLSTDAALQNRGTWLYHLGRQGAFGQRLLRDLNTLVRGGSNIAVAANRIDSDSAYFAQIMNAMFDGDPQFGLSPIINSTAGDEIRAANTLYTRIKGAVETINSLGGTLVQAHAAKAMLISQRDDMLTATRTIRATFARGQDATVFKQEYGWVGLGIGLIAFVLQFFLYTVASDTRKAAERQAEEQAKNQEAILRLLDELGSLADGDLTVQATVSEDITGAIADSINFAIEALRDLVLTVNDTALRVDAAARQTQATASHLADASENQTVQIKQATSQISTMAKSIEQVSANADRSTRVAQQSVEIANKGGEAVRRTIDGMNSIRETIQETSKRIKRLGESSQEIGDIVELINDIAEQTNILALNAAIQASMAGEAGRGFAVVADEVQRLAERSANATRQIEALVKTIQTDTNEAVISMEQSTAGVVSGAQLAENAGSALDEIVKVSNHIATLIQSISATARQQATAATDVSRTMNVIQEITTQTSEGTQATARNIGKLATLATELRKSVAGFKLPNMDGGETMVMTAEMHAEQDKIEAPSDNTEWPADEDQAEAEQNA encoded by the coding sequence ATGTCTACGACGCAGGCGAGATCCAGAACCTTTGGTGTCATCCTGACGGTGATTACCGTTCTGGGTGTGGGTGGCGCGTTCTTTGTCTATTTCAACATCGCGCTCAACTCGAACGCTGAAGATCGTTTCATGCAGATGCTTTCGGAAGTCGGCTCGGTGTCGCAGAACATTCCGGGCTCGGCGGAGGCGGCACTGCAGGGTGATCGTGATGCCTTCCAGACCTTGCAGACCAGTCGCGAGTCCTTCGAGCGGAACATCCGCCAGATGGTCGAAGGCGAGGGTGCCTGGGGCGGGGCCACCGGCGAACTGAAGGATGAAGTCCAGATCCTGGCAACCATCTGGTCGGGCCAGGTTCGCGATGCTGCGAGCGTCGTGCTGGCGGCCAAGGATTCGGCCAACGTTGCCAACGACAATCTCAACCAGGTCAACAATGACATGCCCGAGTTGCTGGCGCAGCTGGATGGCATTCTCAACACCTTGTCCACCGACGCTGCGCTGCAGAATCGTGGCACCTGGCTTTACCACCTGGGTCGCCAGGGTGCGTTCGGCCAGCGGCTGTTGCGTGACCTGAACACCCTGGTGCGTGGCGGCAGCAACATTGCCGTGGCGGCCAACCGCATTGACAGTGACAGCGCCTACTTTGCCCAGATCATGAATGCCATGTTCGATGGCGATCCGCAGTTCGGCCTGTCCCCGATCATCAACAGCACGGCTGGCGACGAAATTCGCGCGGCCAACACGCTCTACACGCGAATCAAGGGCGCTGTCGAGACGATCAATTCCCTGGGTGGCACGCTGGTTCAGGCGCATGCCGCCAAGGCCATGCTGATCTCGCAGCGGGACGACATGCTGACGGCGACGCGTACCATTCGTGCGACCTTCGCACGAGGCCAGGATGCGACCGTGTTCAAGCAGGAATACGGCTGGGTGGGTCTTGGTATCGGTCTTATCGCGTTCGTACTGCAGTTCTTCCTGTACACCGTCGCCTCGGATACGCGAAAGGCGGCCGAGCGCCAGGCGGAAGAGCAGGCCAAGAACCAGGAAGCAATTCTCCGCCTGCTGGACGAACTTGGCTCGCTGGCAGATGGTGACCTGACCGTCCAGGCAACGGTATCCGAGGACATCACGGGCGCCATCGCCGACTCCATCAACTTCGCAATCGAAGCGCTCCGTGACCTCGTATTGACCGTTAACGACACGGCACTCCGAGTCGATGCAGCCGCCCGCCAGACGCAGGCCACCGCATCGCACCTGGCAGACGCATCGGAAAACCAGACGGTGCAGATCAAGCAGGCTACTTCGCAGATTTCGACCATGGCGAAATCCATCGAGCAGGTGTCCGCCAATGCCGACCGGTCTACCCGAGTTGCGCAGCAGTCGGTGGAAATCGCGAACAAGGGCGGTGAAGCCGTGCGTCGCACGATCGACGGCATGAACAGCATTCGAGAAACCATTCAGGAAACATCGAAACGCATCAAGCGACTGGGTGAGTCGTCACAGGAAATTGGTGACATCGTGGAACTCATCAACGACATCGCCGAGCAGACGAACATCCTGGCACTTAACGCGGCAATTCAGGCATCGATGGCAGGCGAAGCCGGCCGAGGCTTCGCGGTCGTGGCCGACGAAGTCCAGCGCCTTGCAGAACGTTCCGCCAATGCAACACGCCAGATCGAAGCCCTGGTGAAAACCATTCAGACCGACACCAACGAAGCGGTCATCTCCATGGAGCAATCGACCGCGGGCGTGGTGAGCGGTGCGCAACTTGCCGAGAACGCAGGTTCCGCACTGGACGAGATCGTGAAGGTCTCCAACCACATCGCAACACTCATTCAATCCATCTCGGCAACCGCGCGCCAGCAGGCGACTGCAGCAACCGACGTGTCCCGGACCATGAACGTGATTCAGGAAATCACGACGCAGACCTCGGAAGGCACGCAGGCCACGGCGCGCAACATCGGTAAGCTGGCAACGCTGGCAACCGAGCTCCGGAAGTCGGTCGCCGGCTTCAAGCTGCCGAACATGGATGGTGGCGAGACCATGGTCATGACGGCCGAGATGCATGCCGAGCAGGACAAGATCGAAGCGCCATCGGACAACACCGAATGGCCGGCTGACGAAGACCAGGCAGAAGCAGAACAGAACGCTTGA
- the gshB gene encoding glutathione synthase: MSSQKKRLAVVMDPIEHITPYKDTTLAFLLEATRRDWTLEYLELGGLYLRDGKAFGQAASLAVRDSTDDWFDRGDHRELPLGDFDVILMRKDPPFDLEFFYATHILEQAERDGALVVNRPRSLRDVNEKLAITQFPQCCAPTLVTRSIGRLRAFLAEQEHIVVKPLDGMGGAEVFVVRPGDPNTSMIFESITRNETRQIMAQRFIPEIAAGDKRILLVDGEPFDHALARIPAEGESRGNLAAGGRGEGVPLTERDRWICSEVSAWAKEQGLLFVGLDVIGDYLTEINVTSPTCVRELDAQYDANIAALLFDAIEQRLP, translated from the coding sequence ATGTCAAGCCAGAAGAAGCGCCTTGCGGTGGTGATGGACCCCATCGAGCACATCACCCCCTACAAGGACACAACCCTTGCCTTCCTCCTGGAAGCGACTCGGCGCGACTGGACCCTGGAATACCTTGAGCTGGGCGGTCTTTACCTGCGCGATGGCAAGGCTTTCGGGCAGGCCGCGTCTCTGGCAGTGCGTGACAGCACCGACGACTGGTTCGATCGGGGTGACCATCGCGAACTGCCGCTGGGCGACTTCGATGTCATCCTGATGCGCAAGGATCCGCCCTTTGACCTGGAATTTTTCTACGCCACCCACATTCTCGAGCAAGCCGAGCGCGACGGCGCGCTGGTCGTGAACCGGCCACGCAGCCTGCGCGATGTCAACGAAAAGCTGGCCATCACGCAGTTTCCGCAGTGCTGCGCGCCCACCCTGGTCACCCGCAGCATCGGCCGGCTGAGAGCCTTCCTCGCCGAGCAGGAGCACATCGTGGTCAAGCCGCTAGACGGCATGGGTGGCGCCGAGGTCTTCGTGGTGCGCCCGGGTGACCCCAACACCAGCATGATTTTCGAATCGATCACGCGGAACGAAACCCGGCAGATCATGGCGCAGCGCTTCATTCCGGAGATTGCGGCAGGTGACAAGCGCATCCTGCTGGTGGACGGGGAGCCCTTCGACCATGCCCTGGCGCGCATTCCCGCCGAAGGCGAATCGCGCGGCAACCTGGCCGCTGGCGGTCGCGGCGAAGGGGTGCCGCTGACCGAGCGTGACCGCTGGATCTGCAGCGAGGTGTCGGCATGGGCAAAGGAGCAGGGCCTGCTGTTCGTGGGGCTGGATGTGATCGGTGACTACCTGACTGAAATCAACGTCACCAGCCCGACCTGCGTGCGAGAACTCGACGCACAATACGATGCCAACATTGCGGCACTGCTGTTCGATGCCATCGAGCAACGGCTGCCATGA
- a CDS encoding TonB family protein, giving the protein MKEFLPQAAKISSAERLVTTLFFAIMIHGMVILGVTFTGEEPAVADGNTLEITLVQTRRSDIPEEADYLSDQSQQGSGNTTERVRPESAMSSPDTMALEGLPDGMDVENRLEERLADDAPETDERDLRQDGGERAITTTGESPLQAAMAAEAPAPAEQRLLIARLMTPGLDVSEPVNETSQRPRAYADNPREKFIAVNTRESIYARYLDDWRQRVEKVGNSNYPAAIRDKQGSLVMEVVLNADGTIRDLEVKRRSGFPEMDAAALDILRTASPFAPFSTEMRAEADVLRFVYEWRFGTDAGGSVRASR; this is encoded by the coding sequence ATGAAAGAATTCCTGCCCCAGGCAGCGAAGATTTCCTCGGCCGAGCGCCTGGTTACGACGCTGTTCTTCGCCATCATGATTCACGGCATGGTGATCCTCGGCGTCACGTTCACCGGCGAGGAGCCCGCGGTCGCCGACGGCAACACTCTCGAAATCACACTGGTACAGACTCGCCGCAGCGATATTCCCGAGGAGGCTGACTACCTGTCGGACCAGAGCCAGCAGGGGTCCGGCAATACCACCGAGCGCGTTCGGCCCGAATCGGCCATGAGCAGCCCGGACACCATGGCGCTGGAAGGACTGCCCGACGGCATGGACGTGGAGAACCGCCTCGAGGAGCGGCTGGCCGACGACGCCCCGGAAACCGATGAGCGGGACCTGCGCCAGGATGGCGGCGAGCGCGCCATCACCACGACCGGTGAAAGCCCGCTGCAGGCAGCCATGGCCGCCGAGGCGCCGGCACCCGCCGAGCAGCGCTTGCTGATCGCCCGGCTGATGACACCGGGGCTGGATGTTTCCGAGCCGGTGAACGAGACCAGTCAGCGTCCGCGCGCCTACGCGGACAATCCGCGCGAAAAATTCATCGCCGTCAACACCCGTGAATCGATCTATGCGCGCTACCTCGACGACTGGCGCCAGCGGGTCGAGAAAGTGGGCAACAGCAACTACCCGGCAGCCATTCGCGACAAGCAGGGCAGCCTGGTCATGGAAGTTGTGCTGAATGCCGATGGCACCATCCGCGACCTCGAGGTAAAGCGGCGTTCCGGCTTCCCCGAGATGGACGCGGCAGCCCTCGACATCCTGCGCACCGCCTCCCCCTTTGCGCCGTTCAGTACCGAGATGCGAGCCGAGGCCGATGTATTGCGCTTCGTCTACGAGTGGCGCTTTGGCACCGACGCCGGGGGCAGCGTCCGGGCATCCCGCTGA
- a CDS encoding chemotaxis protein CheW: MTETASSLTALRDQPFELLVALEQRCIKAAAGRGLETGAATDWVGVGFRVGEHLFVSERREVREIMTYPGATKVPGSKDWLKGLANVRGQLLPIIDLQQFFGGQESLPGRNTRVISVNHEDIPAGLMVDEVRGFRRFDQGDLNNKVSGLESALTPFVTGSFERGSETWYVMDFGRLVESQTFLQAAD; the protein is encoded by the coding sequence ATGACGGAAACGGCAAGCTCACTCACGGCACTTCGCGACCAGCCCTTCGAGTTGCTGGTTGCGCTGGAGCAGCGCTGCATCAAGGCGGCGGCTGGTCGTGGCCTGGAAACCGGCGCTGCCACCGACTGGGTGGGCGTCGGTTTTCGCGTGGGCGAGCACCTGTTTGTCAGCGAACGCCGTGAAGTACGCGAGATCATGACTTATCCCGGTGCCACCAAGGTGCCGGGCAGCAAGGACTGGCTGAAGGGGCTCGCCAATGTCCGTGGCCAGCTGCTGCCGATCATCGATCTGCAGCAATTTTTCGGTGGTCAGGAATCATTGCCGGGACGCAACACCCGCGTGATTTCAGTCAACCACGAAGACATTCCTGCCGGCCTGATGGTCGACGAAGTCAGGGGCTTTCGCCGTTTCGATCAAGGTGATTTGAATAACAAGGTATCAGGCCTGGAATCCGCGCTGACACCTTTTGTTACGGGCAGCTTCGAGCGTGGCTCGGAGACCTGGTATGTGATGGATTTCGGGCGTCTGGTTGAAAGCCAGACATTTTTGCAGGCTGCCGACTGA
- a CDS encoding FAD:protein FMN transferase encodes MRSAWIQATCLALLASLLLACQQAPQPERRQLFALGTLVDLTAYPGQADHVAAFDAAEAALLEEDARWRAWPNALKQAADLATLNQSLAAGECVTLSEAMEDGVRKARELAVRSGQRFNPAIGRLVEAWQFHRDERPPAPPPDPASLQALLAELPNMNDLEQTPAGCWRSNNPALWLDMGAFAKGLAVDRAADALQTSGIDNSIVNAGGDLVVLGSAAGRPWRVGIRETRGDGVLAVIESQGREAIFTSGDYERAFEWEAARYHHILDPATGMPATGTHSVTVIHADAAVADAAATAIFIAGPDAWLNTARQLDVHQVLRVDASGDIEMTAAMATRVTLATDSMAAITVVD; translated from the coding sequence ATGAGAAGCGCATGGATCCAGGCCACCTGCCTGGCCTTGCTGGCCAGCCTGCTACTGGCATGCCAGCAAGCTCCACAGCCCGAGCGTCGGCAACTCTTCGCCCTCGGCACCCTGGTCGATCTCACTGCGTATCCCGGCCAGGCTGACCACGTGGCTGCTTTCGATGCGGCAGAAGCCGCGCTTCTCGAGGAAGATGCCCGCTGGAGAGCCTGGCCGAATGCGCTCAAGCAAGCTGCCGACCTGGCCACCCTCAATCAGTCGCTGGCGGCCGGCGAGTGCGTGACCCTGTCGGAAGCCATGGAAGACGGGGTCCGCAAGGCCCGCGAACTGGCGGTCAGGTCGGGCCAGCGCTTCAATCCCGCCATCGGGCGGCTGGTGGAAGCCTGGCAATTTCATCGTGACGAGCGCCCGCCAGCACCCCCGCCAGACCCGGCCAGCCTGCAAGCCCTGCTGGCCGAATTGCCGAACATGAACGACCTGGAGCAAACACCGGCAGGCTGCTGGCGCAGCAACAACCCGGCCCTATGGCTGGACATGGGCGCGTTTGCAAAAGGACTGGCCGTCGACCGCGCCGCCGATGCCCTGCAAACCAGTGGCATTGACAACAGTATCGTCAACGCGGGAGGCGACCTGGTGGTCCTGGGCAGCGCCGCCGGGCGGCCATGGCGGGTCGGTATCCGGGAAACGCGCGGTGACGGCGTGCTCGCCGTTATCGAAAGCCAGGGCCGCGAGGCCATTTTCACGTCGGGGGACTACGAGCGGGCCTTTGAATGGGAGGCTGCGCGTTACCACCACATTCTCGATCCGGCGACCGGCATGCCCGCGACGGGAACGCACTCGGTCACCGTGATTCATGCCGACGCGGCCGTCGCCGATGCGGCGGCAACCGCCATTTTCATCGCCGGACCGGATGCCTGGCTGAACACGGCCCGACAGCTGGACGTACACCAGGTGCTGCGGGTCGACGCCAGCGGCGATATCGAAATGACCGCTGCCATGGCCACCCGCGTGACACTCGCGACCGACAGCATGGCTGCCATCACGGTGGTCGACTGA